The following are encoded in a window of Panicum virgatum strain AP13 chromosome 5N, P.virgatum_v5, whole genome shotgun sequence genomic DNA:
- the LOC120676956 gene encoding uncharacterized protein LOC120676956, producing the protein MRLRRRDGDGGGGPDFAAVLGTVGLGAFARLVLPDHPPEELGLAATYDGVSGRILVSLPGAAISASPADLAYALNLPPGPVGLAEGLDGTVFSDAEAIAAVSGFVRDRLIMGDGGDGGPASGEVAAALQLVEEGKAYEVDWGGLVWALVTGEVVAGTPRRYAPYLLHLMEHQRPELSAELDGRFPLRKRRRGQELQQCQWDDVGFLALDDEEDVSLVYGGSQNIGDLEDMPIFGEGKNVAFVGGGEIHAQSQRVADLGPQDFFYSDVKLLGHKMECDDRTGGCSRNSAKQDDLTPQGVSMIQYQPENDSNANAYVGLDNSSYLPQLQEVGGICNYRTLSPFQACMQQIQGYVPAMKSAYMDVEKACRDTRDEAESIKRMVMEKNHLIAATVSDIQDEFRVRSARMRQFEANMDLMQHTGQQYHKLLEKSLAEFQEHRNRIMRGEGVDSCSVVLGVSGGQNGAWVQQAHNFLRQKICKIDQTWSLNCSKLLTKTAEVETCMVKLNHEVQRLNDSRSIPDLNNGVEDNGEGEASMSKTEERSWASEGCPVSNTTQAGKQLVELVANPDQRNDTRESMDLHGVQR; encoded by the exons ATGCGGCTCCGccggcgcgacggcgacggtggcggggGCCCCGACttcgcggcggtgctcggcacGGTGGGGCTCGGGGCCTTCGCGCGGCTCGTCCTCCCCGACCACCCACCCGAGGAGCTCGGGCTCGCCGCCACCTACGACGGCGTCTCGGGCCGCATTTTGGTCTCCCTCCCCGGCGCCGCCATCTCCGCTTCCCCCGCCGACCTCGCGTACGCCCTCAACCTGCCGCCGGGCCCGGTTGGCCTCGCCGAGGGCTTGGATGGGACCGTCTTCTCCGACGCCGAGGCAATCGCCGCCGTGAGTGGGTTCGTCCGCGATCGCTTGATTATGGGAGACGGAGGGGACGGAGGGCCGGCGTCGGGGGAGGTCGCCGCGGCTTTGCAGTTGGTGGAGGAAGGCAAGGCGTACGAGGTGGACTGGGGCGGGCTGGTGTGGGCTCTGGTGACGGGGGAGGTGGTGGCCGGGACGCCGCGGCGGTACGCGCCGTACCTCCTGCATCTGATGGAGCACCAAAGGCCGGAGCTTTCCGCCGAGCTTGACGGGAGGTTTCCTCTACGGAAGAGACGGAGAGGCCAGGAATTACAGCAATGCCAGTGGGATGATGTTGGGTTCCTTGCGTTGGATGATGAGGAAGATGTCTCATTGGTTTATGGGGGGAGCCAGAACATTGGGGACTTGGAGGACATGCCGATCTTCGGTGAGGGCAAGAACGTAGCATTTGTTGGGGGAGGAGAGATCCATGCGCAGAGCCAACGGGTTGCTGATCTTGGACCACAGGATTTCTTCTATTCTGATGTCAAGCTTTTGGGCCATAAGATGGAGTGTGACGACAGGACAGGAGGTTGTAGCCGGAATTCTGCGAAGCAAGATGACTTGACCCCACAGGGGGTCTCTATGATCCAATATCAACCTGAAAATGACAGCAATGCCAATGCATATGTTGGTCTGGACAACTCGTCTTATCTTCCCCAACTGCAAGAGGTTGGGGGCATCTGCAATTACCGAACACTTTCGCCATTCCAAGCCTGTATGCAGCAAATCCAGGGTTATGTGCCTGCCATGAAGAGTGCATACATGGATGTGGAAAAGGCTTGCAGGGACACTCGAGATGAAGCAGAGAGCATTAAGAGAATGGTGATGGAAAAAAACCACTTAATTGCAGCTACTGTGAGTGATATACAAGATGAGTTTAGAGTAAGGAGCGCTAGGATGCGTCAATTTGAAGCAAACATGGATCTGATGCAACACACTGGTCAACAATATCACAAGTTACTTGAGAAGTCTTTGGCTGAATTTCAGGAGCATAGGAATAGGATAATGCGTGGGGAAGGTGTTGACTCATGTTCTGTGGTTCTTGGTGTCTCTGGTGGGCAGAATGGTGCATGGGTGCAACAAGCGCATAATTTTCTTCGCCAGAAGATTTGTAAGATTGATCAAACATGGTCTTTGAATTGTTCGAAGCTTCTGACGAAGACTGCAGAAGTGGAGACATGCATGGTGAAGCTCAATCATGAAGTGCAAAGACTAAATGATTCCAGATCAATTCCGGACCTTAACAACG GGGTGGAAGACAATGGTGAGGGCGAAGCATCCATGAGCAAGACAGAGGAGAGATCTTGGGCAAGTGAAGGATGTCCTGTCAGTAATACCACACAG GCAGGAAAGCAGCTTGTTGAATTGGTAGCAAACCCTGATCAAAGAAATGACACCAGGGAGAGCATGGATCTCCATGGAGTTCAGCGCTGA